A genomic region of Methanothermobacter thermautotrophicus str. Delta H contains the following coding sequences:
- a CDS encoding Gar1/Naf1 family protein, with protein MKALGNISHVSNKGRIIARSDRTQQLGAPVFTSDGKRIGKVHDIFGPTRNPYISIKPSRAINPEKFENRVGETLYVGIKNVKKWGRRKRRRK; from the coding sequence ATGAAGGCTTTAGGGAATATTTCACATGTCTCCAACAAGGGAAGGATCATAGCACGTTCAGATAGAACACAGCAGCTTGGAGCACCTGTTTTTACTTCCGATGGGAAAAGGATAGGAAAAGTGCACGATATCTTTGGACCTACACGGAATCCATACATATCCATAAAACCATCTCGTGCAATAAATCCTGAAAAGTTTGAGAACCGAGTTGGAGAGACTTTATACGTGGGTATAAAGAATGTGAAAAAATGGGGGCGAAGGAAACGAAGGAGAAAATGA
- the pyrH gene encoding UMP kinase — protein MRIVITIGGSIIISEFSHEMFRAYADILNSLRDEHDLFVVVGGGRPARDYIGVARELGASEARCDDIGIDVTRLNARLLITALGDSAYPGVPENFREALEVAATGRIVVMGGTEPAHSTDAVGAILAETVEADLMINLTSVDGFYDRDPAKYPDARFYPEITASEMLEHLRGSDVRAGTYEFFDHTALHMIRRSGIRTMIVNGNDPENLLRALDGEIGTTVIPE, from the coding sequence ATGAGAATCGTGATTACCATTGGAGGATCAATCATCATAAGTGAATTCTCCCATGAGATGTTCAGGGCCTATGCTGACATTCTGAATTCACTGAGAGATGAACATGATCTCTTTGTGGTTGTGGGGGGAGGAAGACCTGCCCGTGACTACATAGGAGTTGCCAGGGAACTGGGAGCCAGCGAGGCCCGGTGCGATGATATAGGTATTGATGTGACCCGCCTGAATGCCCGGCTCCTTATAACCGCCCTGGGTGATAGCGCCTACCCGGGGGTTCCAGAGAACTTCAGGGAGGCCCTCGAGGTTGCTGCGACCGGGAGGATAGTCGTGATGGGTGGTACCGAACCAGCCCACAGCACAGATGCTGTCGGGGCAATACTCGCTGAGACCGTTGAGGCGGACCTCATGATAAACCTCACCTCGGTGGATGGATTCTATGACAGAGACCCGGCCAAATATCCTGACGCCAGGTTCTACCCGGAGATCACCGCCAGTGAGATGCTCGAACACCTCAGGGGCTCTGATGTGAGGGCGGGTACCTATGAATTCTTTGACCACACAGCCCTGCATATGATAAGGAGGTCAGGTATAAGGACCATGATAGTGAACGGTAACGACCCTGAAAATCTCCTGAGAGCCCTTGATGGTGAGATAGGCACCACAGTTATCCCTGAATAA
- a CDS encoding transcription initiation factor IIB, with protein sequence MRSDVSEIEKETKCPECGSDDLRGDYERAEIVCGKCGLVIDDNLVDMGPEWRAFDHEQRDKRTRVGAPITYTIHDKGLSTMIDWRNKDIYGRDIPARNRAQWYRLRKWQRKIRISGATERNLAFALSELDRDSSRLGLPRSVREAASMVYRRAVENKLIRGRSIEGVVAASLYAACRKCNVPRTLDEIAEVSRVSKKEVGRTYRFLTRELNIKLPPTSPVDYVPRFASELGLSGEVQSKAIEIIEMAMENGLTSGRGPTGVAAAALYIASVLLGEHKTQRDVAEVAGVTEVTIRNRYKELTEQLDLGVTL encoded by the coding sequence ATGAGGTCTGATGTTTCTGAAATAGAGAAGGAAACAAAATGCCCTGAGTGCGGCTCCGATGACCTTAGGGGCGACTACGAAAGGGCTGAAATAGTCTGTGGAAAATGTGGTCTTGTCATAGACGATAACCTGGTTGATATGGGTCCAGAGTGGAGGGCCTTTGACCACGAACAGAGGGATAAGAGGACAAGGGTAGGAGCACCCATAACCTACACCATACACGACAAGGGTCTATCAACAATGATAGACTGGAGAAACAAGGACATATATGGAAGGGACATACCTGCAAGGAACAGGGCCCAGTGGTACCGTCTGAGGAAGTGGCAGAGGAAGATAAGGATATCAGGCGCCACCGAGAGGAACCTTGCATTTGCCCTCAGCGAGCTTGACCGTGACTCATCAAGGCTGGGGCTCCCCAGGAGTGTGAGGGAAGCGGCCTCCATGGTATACAGGAGAGCCGTTGAGAACAAACTCATCAGGGGAAGGAGCATTGAGGGAGTGGTGGCAGCATCACTCTACGCTGCATGCAGGAAATGCAACGTTCCAAGGACCCTTGACGAGATTGCAGAGGTTTCAAGGGTGAGCAAGAAGGAGGTTGGAAGGACCTACAGGTTCCTGACAAGGGAACTCAACATAAAGTTACCTCCAACATCCCCGGTGGATTACGTGCCAAGGTTTGCAAGTGAACTGGGCCTATCAGGTGAGGTACAGTCCAAGGCCATTGAGATAATTGAGATGGCAATGGAGAACGGCCTCACATCAGGAAGAGGTCCAACTGGGGTTGCAGCAGCGGCCCTCTACATAGCATCGGTCCTCCTCGGGGAACACAAGACCCAGAGAGACGTTGCAGAGGTTGCAGGTGTAACAGAGGTAACCATAAGGAACAGGTACAAGGAGCTCACAGAGCAGCTTGATCTTGGCGTGACTCTCTAG
- a CDS encoding DUF2116 family Zn-ribbon domain-containing protein, producing the protein MEVIVMVEPHKHCPVCSTPIPMDEVTCSERCQEILSKNQQRVRRTRMIFYLVFALFIVVWVVLSIRG; encoded by the coding sequence ATGGAGGTAATAGTTATGGTTGAACCACACAAGCACTGCCCTGTATGCAGTACCCCGATACCCATGGATGAGGTAACCTGTTCAGAGAGGTGTCAGGAGATCCTCTCAAAAAACCAGCAGAGGGTCAGAAGGACACGTATGATATTCTACCTGGTATTCGCCCTCTTCATTGTGGTGTGGGTTGTACTTTCAATTAGAGGTTGA
- a CDS encoding RraA family protein: protein MKPIDRLRRLSVPEDPVRLLSGISAPQISDALKSVTGEVGVIPSIKPVNNLRVCGRVVTVRTSQHDWGTSVMAIDAAAPGEIIFIGADGDERAVWGELTSKTAMKRGIAGVVIYGSCRDIDALLELDFPVFSRDYVPCAGEPRAEGQLNVDLECDGVMVKKGDLLLGDESGVVVVPSEVTGEVVKAALKVREKESSIVEGVEGGISLSEILGLRK, encoded by the coding sequence ATGAAACCGATTGATCGTCTCAGGAGGCTCAGTGTACCCGAGGACCCTGTCAGGCTTTTATCTGGGATATCGGCGCCCCAGATTTCCGATGCACTCAAAAGTGTGACCGGAGAGGTTGGCGTGATACCCTCAATAAAACCGGTGAACAACCTGCGTGTCTGCGGTAGAGTGGTCACAGTCAGGACATCCCAGCACGACTGGGGGACGTCCGTCATGGCCATTGATGCTGCAGCACCAGGGGAAATTATTTTTATAGGTGCTGATGGTGATGAGAGGGCTGTGTGGGGTGAACTCACCTCTAAGACCGCCATGAAAAGGGGTATCGCAGGGGTCGTTATCTATGGATCCTGCAGGGATATTGATGCCCTCCTTGAACTTGATTTCCCTGTATTCTCAAGGGACTATGTGCCCTGCGCGGGGGAACCCCGTGCCGAGGGGCAGCTCAATGTAGACCTTGAGTGTGATGGTGTCATGGTTAAAAAGGGGGACCTGCTCCTCGGTGATGAGTCAGGTGTGGTTGTTGTGCCCTCCGAGGTTACAGGGGAAGTCGTGAAGGCCGCCCTGAAGGTGAGGGAGAAGGAGTCCTCAATAGTGGAGGGTGTTGAAGGCGGAATTTCCCTTTCAGAGATCCTTGGCCTTCGAAAGTAG
- a CDS encoding DUF211 domain-containing protein: MVAKGLIRIVLDILKPHEPIIPEYAKYLSELRGVEGVNITLMEIDKETENIKVTIQGNDLDFDEITRAIESYGGSIHSVDEVVAGRTMVEEVTTPQD, encoded by the coding sequence ATGGTGGCTAAGGGCCTTATTAGAATCGTTCTGGATATACTGAAACCCCACGAACCCATAATACCTGAATATGCAAAGTATCTGAGTGAACTGAGGGGTGTTGAGGGAGTTAACATCACCCTCATGGAGATCGACAAGGAAACAGAGAACATCAAGGTGACCATCCAGGGGAACGACCTGGATTTCGATGAGATAACAAGGGCAATAGAGAGTTATGGTGGTTCCATCCACAGTGTTGATGAAGTTGTAGCTGGAAGGACCATGGTCGAAGAGGTCACAACTCCCCAGGATTGA
- a CDS encoding UPF0104 family protein, producing MEESSVFDYIRENRRTIVLSFLAVAVVIFLIGFFAGFGDILRALEGTSPYFLALNFVLEAIILILWTLRWRLILNVVDDAPSFPRLMMLLFTSIFGNNITPGAAGGEPLRAYLLREVEGTPFEIGFASSTADRVFEFIPFALISILSAVLIMTWEISIWTRIVVSVLILVTIAGFSLAVYAGMNKKIAQRIALSVTRRLVSWFSRFREGGISFAGIHEKVIFYINRFNDGFSTAITDRRVFVIGFFISLGMWALDVCRLYVCFLAVGVSPPAVPLIIIYTVGILISLLPILPGSLGLREGILVGLFAVAGIGADYVMAASVVDRIASYIAPTLIGLIAAIYYGKQMTS from the coding sequence ATGGAAGAGAGCAGCGTATTTGATTACATCCGAGAGAACAGAAGGACCATCGTTCTCTCATTCCTTGCGGTTGCTGTTGTAATATTTCTCATAGGTTTTTTCGCAGGTTTCGGTGATATTCTGAGGGCACTTGAGGGGACCAGCCCCTATTTTCTTGCCCTCAATTTCGTCCTGGAGGCCATTATACTTATCCTGTGGACCCTGAGGTGGAGGCTCATCCTGAATGTGGTTGATGATGCTCCATCCTTTCCGAGGCTCATGATGCTTCTTTTTACCAGTATCTTCGGGAACAACATAACCCCCGGGGCTGCCGGTGGTGAGCCACTGAGGGCCTACCTTCTGCGTGAGGTTGAGGGCACACCCTTTGAGATTGGTTTTGCATCATCCACAGCGGACCGGGTCTTTGAGTTCATACCCTTTGCCCTGATCTCCATTCTCTCTGCGGTGCTCATAATGACCTGGGAGATATCCATCTGGACCAGGATAGTTGTCAGTGTGCTGATCCTTGTGACCATTGCAGGGTTCTCCCTGGCGGTCTATGCGGGTATGAACAAAAAAATAGCCCAGAGGATAGCCCTTTCTGTCACAAGGAGGCTGGTTTCATGGTTCTCAAGGTTCAGGGAAGGGGGTATCAGTTTTGCAGGGATACACGAGAAGGTCATATTCTATATAAATCGATTCAATGATGGCTTTTCAACTGCAATAACAGACAGGAGGGTCTTTGTCATAGGATTCTTCATATCACTGGGGATGTGGGCCCTTGATGTTTGTCGACTCTATGTCTGCTTCCTGGCTGTGGGTGTCTCACCACCTGCGGTTCCACTCATAATAATCTACACAGTCGGGATCCTAATATCCCTCCTTCCGATTCTACCAGGGTCCCTTGGGTTGAGAGAGGGGATACTTGTGGGCCTATTTGCAGTTGCAGGGATAGGCGCCGATTATGTCATGGCAGCCAGTGTTGTTGATAGGATCGCAAGCTATATTGCACCGACATTGATAGGTCTCATTGCGGCGATCTACTATGGAAAACAGATGACCTCATGA
- a CDS encoding sulfite exporter TauE/SafE family protein, with translation MDPLIYVAALLFTGLLAGLATGLLGVGGGFIIAPVLFFLMEAGGTPPDIAIRTAFGTSLAIILPTALSGAHSHYRRKCVDSRIGITMGVLGACGSVAGVFTASASPAYVLRAFFGVLLILVSAQLLLSSRISPSGFGRNAAFPLGFLAGFLSGLLGIGGGVVLVPLLVMVAGFDVLEAVGTSSLVIAFTAASGTISYIFTGPGGPFTVGYVNLLQFLLVIVMSVPSSRLGALIAHRVDVRYIRYIFIILLLFTGLKMLL, from the coding sequence ATGGATCCATTAATTTATGTGGCGGCACTTTTATTCACGGGACTTCTGGCTGGACTTGCAACCGGCCTTCTCGGAGTCGGCGGTGGCTTCATAATAGCCCCGGTGCTATTCTTTCTCATGGAGGCAGGGGGCACACCACCGGATATTGCCATAAGGACGGCCTTCGGGACGAGCCTTGCCATAATCCTTCCAACGGCCCTCAGCGGAGCCCACTCCCATTACCGGAGGAAGTGTGTCGATTCCAGGATTGGAATCACCATGGGCGTTCTTGGTGCGTGCGGTAGCGTGGCAGGTGTTTTCACAGCTTCAGCATCACCCGCATATGTCCTCAGGGCGTTTTTCGGTGTTTTACTCATTCTGGTTTCAGCACAGCTCCTTCTATCATCCAGAATTTCGCCTTCAGGGTTTGGGCGGAATGCAGCATTTCCCCTTGGCTTCCTGGCAGGTTTTCTATCCGGTCTACTCGGTATCGGTGGGGGTGTGGTCCTGGTACCGCTCCTTGTGATGGTGGCGGGCTTTGATGTCCTCGAGGCCGTTGGTACATCCTCCCTTGTAATTGCATTTACGGCTGCATCGGGGACCATCTCCTACATCTTCACAGGGCCAGGGGGCCCCTTCACTGTCGGTTATGTTAACCTCCTTCAGTTCCTGCTTGTTATTGTTATGAGTGTCCCTTCCTCACGGCTGGGGGCTCTAATCGCCCACAGGGTTGATGTGAGGTACATAAGGTACATCTTCATAATCCTATTACTGTTTACAGGTTTGAAGATGCTTCTATGA
- a CDS encoding toprim domain-containing protein: protein MSLIKLQQITDELEELKYQGEQGIPILIEGRKDEEALRELGVNGPFIKVSGTRLSLSEIALRASRTSRVIILTDFDRKGSELAKRLYRDMQSLGADPDLRIRRRLMGMTRRYIKDIQSLPSYIERLKLEVCPYPLDNI, encoded by the coding sequence ATGTCTCTTATCAAGCTTCAGCAGATAACCGATGAGTTAGAGGAACTTAAATATCAGGGAGAGCAGGGAATACCCATACTAATTGAGGGCCGTAAGGATGAAGAAGCCCTGCGGGAGCTGGGCGTCAACGGTCCCTTCATAAAGGTTTCAGGCACCAGACTGAGCCTTTCGGAGATTGCTCTCAGGGCATCCCGGACATCGAGGGTCATAATACTCACAGACTTTGACCGGAAGGGCAGTGAACTTGCAAAAAGACTCTACAGGGACATGCAGAGTCTTGGAGCAGATCCAGACCTCAGGATACGTCGTAGACTCATGGGGATGACACGCAGATACATCAAGGATATACAGAGCCTCCCTTCTTACATTGAAAGGCTGAAGCTGGAGGTATGCCCGTACCCCCTTGATAATATCTGA
- a CDS encoding DUF308 domain-containing protein, translating to MLKKGMGLLSVILGIVFLVSPVSGVTAISILTGLVLSALGVWMLANAIRGRRYMEVGVLWMVFAVITLAVGLMLAFRVFLINELAGAWLYVTGILLLVAAMLILSAGSQSYLKRNAGIMSAIFGVIYILMAALSFNPVFVGLAVGVILIVYGVAVLRSP from the coding sequence ATGCTGAAAAAAGGGATGGGTCTCCTTTCGGTTATTCTGGGTATCGTGTTTCTGGTATCACCTGTTTCCGGTGTGACGGCCATAAGCATACTGACGGGCCTTGTGCTTTCTGCCCTCGGGGTCTGGATGCTCGCAAATGCCATCAGAGGGCGGAGGTACATGGAGGTGGGCGTGCTCTGGATGGTCTTTGCGGTTATAACCCTTGCAGTTGGCCTCATGCTGGCCTTCAGGGTCTTCCTTATAAATGAACTTGCAGGAGCCTGGCTTTACGTTACAGGGATCCTTCTTCTGGTGGCTGCAATGCTGATCCTTTCAGCAGGCTCCCAGAGTTACCTGAAAAGAAATGCGGGTATAATGAGTGCCATTTTTGGGGTCATATACATTCTCATGGCTGCACTCTCATTCAACCCGGTGTTTGTGGGTCTGGCTGTGGGTGTAATCCTCATAGTTTACGGGGTGGCTGTACTCAGATCCCCATAA
- the dnaG gene encoding DNA primase DnaG, whose translation MGKEEISTTKYLIHAQINANGIVEKPDVVGAIFGQTEGLLSNDLDLREFQKTGRIGRIKVNITSRGGKSKGEIIIPSSLDRVETAILAASLETINRVGPCEAYIQVTKVEDVRAVKRKRVVERAKEIYASMMEEVTPESLKMIEEVKEAMRVHEITEYGEEKLPAGPNVETSDAILVVEGRSDVLNLLKYGIKNAIAVEGVSVPKTVADLTRKKTVTAFVDGDRGGELILKELLQVGEIDYVTRAPKGKEVEDLEKDEIMMALRNKVPVEQFYHDLGMKKEKKKTEDKMVLLRNILKELEGTGNAEILDDALNILREVKVENLYDELSRVNNHPYAVVFDGVITQRLVDLSFEKGLRYLVAVRSGDIVKKPHNLKLITGHT comes from the coding sequence ATGGGAAAAGAAGAGATAAGCACAACTAAATACCTCATTCACGCTCAAATTAACGCTAATGGAATCGTAGAGAAACCAGATGTCGTGGGGGCGATATTCGGACAGACCGAAGGCCTCCTCAGCAACGACCTTGACCTCAGGGAATTCCAGAAAACAGGAAGGATCGGTAGAATCAAGGTTAACATAACATCACGTGGTGGTAAATCAAAGGGGGAGATAATAATACCATCAAGCCTTGACCGTGTTGAAACCGCCATACTTGCGGCTTCCCTGGAAACGATAAACCGTGTCGGGCCATGCGAGGCCTACATCCAGGTCACCAAGGTCGAGGACGTCAGGGCAGTTAAACGTAAGAGGGTCGTTGAGAGGGCCAAGGAGATCTACGCAAGCATGATGGAGGAGGTTACTCCCGAAAGCCTCAAGATGATCGAGGAGGTAAAGGAGGCCATGCGCGTCCATGAGATCACCGAGTACGGTGAGGAGAAACTTCCGGCCGGCCCCAACGTTGAAACTTCAGACGCCATACTGGTGGTTGAGGGAAGATCAGACGTGCTCAACCTCCTCAAGTACGGTATAAAGAACGCCATAGCAGTGGAGGGTGTCAGTGTACCGAAAACCGTGGCTGATTTAACCAGGAAAAAGACCGTTACCGCCTTCGTTGATGGTGACAGGGGCGGTGAACTCATACTCAAGGAACTCCTCCAGGTTGGTGAAATAGACTACGTCACCAGGGCCCCTAAGGGCAAGGAGGTGGAGGACCTTGAGAAGGACGAGATAATGATGGCCCTGCGTAACAAGGTGCCTGTTGAACAGTTCTACCATGACCTTGGAATGAAGAAGGAGAAGAAGAAGACAGAGGACAAGATGGTGCTCCTCCGTAACATCCTGAAGGAGCTTGAGGGCACCGGAAACGCCGAGATACTCGACGACGCCCTGAACATACTCAGGGAGGTTAAGGTGGAGAACCTCTATGACGAACTGAGCAGGGTCAACAACCACCCCTACGCCGTGGTATTTGATGGTGTGATAACACAGCGCCTGGTTGACCTCTCCTTCGAGAAGGGTCTCAGATACCTTGTGGCCGTTAGAAGCGGGGATATAGTTAAGAAACCCCACAACCTCAAGCTTATAACCGGTCACACCTGA
- a CDS encoding MJ1255/VC2487 family glycosyltransferase, with the protein MKLSIIIPAYNEEEYLPGLLESIRNQDFDDYEVIVADADSDDNTRKIAREYGCRVVDGGMPAVGRNRGAAAARGELLLFLDADLVLTDGYLRDAVEEFESEDLGIAITQMIPISTRRRDKILHEFANRFMILVESIKPHGAGCYGILTRRELHEKVGGFDESLDFGEDTDYIERIGKISRFKVLRKPRVLVSIRRLEKEGLKNLAFKYTRSTIYDFMGKRVSAGDLGYEFGHSRRKRRVLYSVCGEGMGHAIRSGVILDKLTEDHEVLIFASDRAYKYLSSKFDNVHEIYGFNTVYEDNSVNDVKTFLRAMKTFPRDLKENLRLLYRIARDFKPDVVVSDFEFYASVVSNMLRIPLISIDNMHVITQCRIEYPERFRRDKLKAEAVVRSFIVRPRRYLITSYFFPEVKNPDKVSMYPPVLREKIMNLKPYYGDHVMVYQTSQSNRKLLELLRSIDRKFVVYGFDREGVDGNLTFRRFNEDQFFRDFESAAAVITNGGFTLISEALYLRKPVYSVPVRGQFEQILNAVYLEKLGYGEFHEKTERESLERFLDRLDIYRRNLEDYDGGNNEIIEALKRTIDECSRGC; encoded by the coding sequence ATGAAGCTCAGCATAATCATACCCGCATACAATGAAGAGGAATATCTTCCAGGACTGCTTGAAAGCATAAGGAATCAGGACTTCGATGATTATGAGGTTATAGTCGCAGATGCAGACTCAGATGATAATACAAGGAAGATAGCGAGAGAATACGGTTGCAGGGTTGTTGATGGGGGTATGCCCGCGGTGGGGAGAAACAGGGGAGCTGCCGCTGCCAGGGGCGAACTGCTGCTCTTTCTGGACGCCGACCTTGTCCTCACTGACGGGTACCTCAGGGATGCTGTTGAGGAGTTTGAATCAGAGGACCTTGGAATTGCAATAACCCAGATGATACCCATCTCAACGAGGAGGCGCGATAAGATACTGCATGAATTTGCCAACAGATTCATGATACTGGTTGAATCCATAAAACCCCATGGAGCCGGATGCTATGGCATACTGACACGCAGGGAGCTCCATGAGAAGGTGGGTGGCTTCGATGAATCCCTGGATTTTGGAGAGGATACAGACTACATTGAAAGGATAGGGAAGATAAGCAGGTTCAAGGTCCTCAGGAAACCCAGGGTCCTGGTATCCATAAGGAGACTGGAAAAGGAGGGTCTCAAGAACCTTGCATTCAAGTACACCAGGAGCACCATCTATGATTTCATGGGTAAGAGGGTCAGTGCAGGTGACCTTGGCTATGAATTCGGCCACTCCAGGAGGAAGAGGAGGGTCCTCTACTCTGTCTGCGGTGAGGGTATGGGTCATGCGATACGCAGTGGCGTAATCCTCGATAAACTCACAGAGGACCATGAAGTCCTCATATTTGCAAGTGACCGTGCCTATAAGTATCTGAGCAGTAAATTCGATAACGTCCATGAGATATACGGGTTCAACACTGTCTACGAGGATAACAGTGTAAACGACGTTAAAACATTCCTGAGGGCCATGAAAACCTTCCCAAGGGACCTCAAGGAGAACCTGAGACTCCTCTACAGGATCGCAAGGGACTTCAAGCCGGATGTGGTGGTCTCTGACTTTGAGTTCTATGCCAGTGTTGTGAGTAACATGCTCAGGATCCCCCTCATAAGCATCGATAACATGCACGTTATAACCCAGTGCCGTATAGAGTACCCTGAGAGGTTCCGCAGGGATAAGCTGAAGGCCGAGGCCGTTGTGAGGTCCTTCATTGTGAGGCCCAGACGTTATCTGATAACCAGTTACTTCTTCCCGGAGGTTAAAAACCCCGATAAGGTATCCATGTATCCCCCTGTACTCAGGGAGAAGATAATGAACCTCAAGCCATACTATGGAGATCACGTGATGGTGTACCAGACGAGTCAGTCAAACAGGAAGCTCCTTGAGCTCCTCAGGTCCATTGACAGGAAATTCGTTGTCTATGGCTTTGACAGGGAGGGGGTTGATGGGAACCTCACCTTCAGGAGATTCAATGAGGATCAGTTCTTCAGGGACTTTGAGTCTGCAGCCGCTGTTATAACAAATGGAGGCTTCACCCTTATAAGTGAGGCCCTGTACCTCAGGAAACCCGTCTACAGTGTTCCCGTGAGGGGACAGTTCGAGCAGATACTGAATGCAGTTTACCTTGAGAAGCTCGGTTACGGGGAGTTCCATGAGAAAACCGAAAGGGAAAGCCTTGAGAGATTCCTTGACAGGCTGGATATTTACAGAAGGAACCTTGAGGACTATGATGGTGGTAACAACGAGATCATAGAAGCCCTTAAGAGGACCATAGATGAGTGCTCTCGAGGATGCTGA